One stretch of Mycolicibacterium fallax DNA includes these proteins:
- the pstS gene encoding phosphate ABC transporter substrate-binding protein PstS, with product MNLSKVGRALLVTASAAALAVTLAGCGSDDNSGSGGFVAGGDADCQGAAGLTAEGSTAQQNAIGIFNKVWGQACPGKNLSYNPTGSGAGITQFVSGNVDFAGSDSPMDAEQAAGAAKRCDNNPAWHLPLVFGPVALAYQLPGVEQLAVSPQTLAGIFTGAITRWNDPALVALNPDQELPDTPITPVYRSDSSGTTDNFQKYLAAAAPQDWTKGAGKEFQGGAGEGAQKSAGIVQAVQVTPGAIGYVEKGFADQAGLSVAAIDSGGGPVALTGESAKTAIAGATFVGAGNDLVLDLDALYAGTAPGAYPLMLVTYNIVCSRGYSPELAAAVRSFLTVAADHGQAGLDTIGYVALPESIKTRLVAAARAIQ from the coding sequence GTGAACCTCAGCAAAGTCGGTCGAGCCCTGCTGGTGACCGCGTCCGCTGCGGCGCTGGCGGTCACCCTGGCCGGCTGCGGCAGCGACGACAACAGCGGCTCCGGCGGCTTCGTGGCCGGCGGCGACGCCGACTGCCAGGGCGCGGCCGGGCTGACCGCGGAGGGCTCCACCGCGCAGCAGAACGCCATCGGCATCTTCAACAAGGTCTGGGGCCAGGCCTGCCCCGGCAAGAACCTGTCCTACAACCCGACCGGGTCCGGCGCCGGCATCACCCAGTTCGTCTCCGGCAATGTCGACTTTGCCGGGTCCGACTCCCCGATGGACGCCGAGCAGGCCGCCGGCGCGGCCAAACGCTGCGACAACAACCCGGCCTGGCACCTGCCGCTGGTGTTCGGGCCGGTCGCGCTGGCCTATCAGCTGCCCGGGGTCGAGCAACTGGCGGTCAGCCCGCAGACGCTGGCCGGCATCTTCACCGGCGCCATCACCCGGTGGAACGACCCGGCGCTGGTCGCGTTGAACCCGGACCAGGAGCTGCCGGACACCCCGATCACCCCGGTCTACCGGTCGGATTCCTCGGGGACCACCGACAACTTCCAGAAGTACCTGGCCGCGGCCGCGCCGCAGGACTGGACCAAGGGCGCGGGCAAGGAGTTCCAGGGCGGCGCCGGTGAGGGTGCGCAGAAGTCGGCCGGCATTGTGCAGGCCGTGCAGGTCACCCCGGGCGCGATCGGGTACGTCGAGAAGGGCTTCGCCGACCAGGCCGGGCTGTCGGTGGCGGCCATCGACAGCGGTGGCGGCCCGGTCGCGCTGACCGGCGAATCGGCCAAGACCGCGATCGCCGGGGCGACCTTCGTCGGCGCGGGCAACGACCTGGTGCTCGACCTGGACGCGCTTTACGCCGGCACCGCGCCGGGCGCCTACCCGCTGATGCTGGTGACCTACAACATCGTCTGCTCGCGGGGATATTCGCCCGAGCTCGCCGCGGCGGTGCGGTCCTTCCTGACGGTCGCCGCCGATCACGGTCAGGCCGGCCTGGACACCATCGGCTACGTGGCGCTGCCGGAGTCGATCAAGACCCGGTTGGTCGCCGCGGCCAGGGCGATCCAGTAG
- the mshD gene encoding mycothiol synthase — MTVLSWVQVPTPGQRRAIRAIIADAEAADGVAPVGEQVLRELDRSRTAHLLALDDDGEPIGYLNLNPQMAELVVAPAARGAGVGTALVGAVAGRGVSVWAHGTLPAAEAVAARCGLTPVRRLLQMRRGLRDLPAVPEPAGVVVRGYAGPDDDAELLRVNNAAFHWHPEQGGWTAADLAEHRDQAWFDPAGLFLAFDAEAPERLLGFHWTKIHPDGAGEVYVVGVDPAAQGRGLGALVTAVGLAHLADRLADRPDPIVLLYVESDNAAAVRTYERLGFAVHSVDTAYARSN; from the coding sequence ATGACCGTCCTGAGCTGGGTGCAGGTGCCCACCCCCGGGCAGCGCCGGGCGATTCGGGCGATCATCGCCGACGCCGAGGCCGCCGACGGGGTGGCGCCGGTCGGCGAGCAGGTGCTGCGCGAGCTGGACCGGTCCCGCACCGCGCACCTGCTGGCCCTCGACGACGACGGGGAGCCGATCGGCTACCTGAACCTGAACCCGCAGATGGCCGAGCTGGTGGTGGCCCCGGCGGCCCGCGGCGCCGGGGTCGGCACTGCGCTGGTCGGCGCGGTGGCCGGCCGCGGGGTGTCGGTGTGGGCGCACGGCACCCTGCCGGCTGCCGAGGCCGTCGCCGCCCGCTGCGGGCTCACCCCGGTGCGCCGGCTGCTGCAGATGCGCCGCGGCCTGCGCGACCTGCCCGCGGTGCCGGAGCCGGCCGGGGTGGTCGTCCGCGGCTACGCCGGCCCGGACGACGACGCCGAGCTGCTGCGGGTCAACAACGCCGCCTTCCACTGGCATCCCGAGCAGGGCGGCTGGACGGCCGCCGACCTGGCCGAGCACCGCGACCAGGCCTGGTTCGACCCGGCCGGGCTGTTCCTGGCCTTCGACGCCGAGGCGCCGGAGCGGCTGCTGGGATTTCACTGGACCAAGATTCACCCCGACGGCGCGGGGGAGGTGTACGTCGTCGGCGTCGACCCGGCCGCGCAGGGCCGCGGGCTGGGCGCCCTGGTCACCGCCGTCGGGTTGGCGCACCTCGCGGACCGGCTGGCCGACCGGCCGGACCCGATCGTGCTGCTCTACGTGGAGTCCGACAACGCGGCCGCGGTGCGCACCTATGAGCGGCTCGGCTTCGCCGTGCACAGCGTCGACACCGCCTACGCGCGGTCGAACTGA